In Candidatus Binataceae bacterium, the genomic stretch CGAATTTCCTCTGGCCAAAGGCGTAGACCAGCACGGCGCGAACGCGTTCGGGGATGCGGTCGAAGCGGGAAACTGGGGCAGCGCTCCGCAGGAGCTGAAAGCGGCGCCAAAGCTGGTAGAAAAAGACGCCCAGGGAAACAAGGATGCAGAGGCTGAAGATAATCTGCGTTACCATCGAAGCTCCTAGGCTTATCGGTTTTTCTCCGGCTTGTGAGCCGCTTCTGAGCCGACATGTTCAGCGACCGCGATGTCCAGAGAATCTCGCGGGTGAGGTGCTGGTCCATGAGCGCGCTCCTCCCATGCGTTTTATGGAGCGCCGCACGCAAATTCAATCGTGCAATGTAAGCTTGCTGTGCGATCCCCTGCAGCCTGTCATAATGGCATGTTTTGCGGAGGGGACAGTGGACGCAAAGCAAGGGTATCCACCAGCGACGGTGAACTGGCAACTTGATTGCAATCGCGGCAGCGACGCCACGGATGTGGCCTTCCGATCGATCGCCTATACCCACGGGCTGAGCGTGCTGATTCAGCGCAACCTGGACGCCACCGAGACGCGGCTGGCGCCAGATTCCATCGGCGGCGAACTCATCATGTGGTCCGAAATTCCGAAGTGGCGATTCGTGGTCATTCGCCGGCGCGATACCGGTGCGATAGTCCGCGTGGTTCAGGGCGATAGCCGAACTATTATCGAGGTCGCGGCGAGCGCCGTCGACGTCGCAGAAAAGGTCGTCGGCGAGGTCGAGGCAGCATTTCCGCCGATCCCGGTTGGCATTGAGCCCGCGCTTCCATTTATTTTCTGGCATAACGAAGACGGCGGGCCGAACGCCAATGCAAGGAAGATCGCGGTTGTGCGCTGGGACGACGTCAGCACGAACTACGCGGGGGAGACGCAGGCTGCGCTCGCCGCGCTGATGGACGGTTTTACCCCGGACGCGCATCACGGTCGGCTGCTGCTCTGGCACGGGCGGCCGGGTACCGGGAAAACTTACGCCGTCCGCGCGCTCGCGTGGGCCTGGCGGGATTGGTGCCGCTTTGAATGTGTAGTCGATCCCGAGCGCTTGTTCGGCAGCGCGAGCTATCTGATGGAAGTACTCACGCATGAGGATGACGATGAAGAGGATGCGTCGAAATGGCGGATGATAATACTCGAAGACGCCGGCGAGATGATGGGGATCGACGCGCGGCGCCGTTTTGGGCAGGGACTCTCGCGGCTGCTCAACCTGACCGACGGCCTCCTCGGTCAGGGGCGGAAGTTGATGATTCTCATTACTACTAATGAAGAACTGGGCAAACTCAATCCCGCGGTCACTCGGCCGGGCCGATGCCTCTCGCAGATCGAGTTTCGCCAGTTGAGTGTCGCGGAAGCGAATGTCTGGCTGACCCGCTCGGGTTCTCCGCAGCGCGTCGACGGCCCGCGCTCGCTCTCGGAACTATACGCGACCCTCGGCGGCTTAAGCGCCAGTGACGGAACGGTTCCGATCGGCTTCCGCCCTCTTATGGCGGACGGGAGTTGAACGACTACTTATTTCGGCTCGGTAAACGCATCCCCGCACGCAAAGTGAATGATACCGGCCAAGGTTTGCCAGCCGAGGCCAGCGCGTGGATGGTCTACAGCCCGACAATAGCAAAGCTCACCCGAGGACAAACGGTAGGTTTGGACATCGCCTTCTCTGTCGAAGCAATCAACGGTGTTATCAGGCATATTTGCCCACATTGTCCGTCCGAAAACGATGATGCGCTTTGGTTCGAGAAGGTTGAGAACCTGGGAAAACTCTTGTTTCGCTTGCTGCCACATTTCAGGTTTTGGACGATCATTCACTCCAGAAAGAGCGATGGGAACATAGTTCGTGAAGGCCACCCGGTCCCAACAGTACTCCAAACGCTTTGGAGAAGGATCATGCTCGGCGCAGAGTGCTCGCGACAGGCATTTCGAGAAGTGGCTGCCGCCAGCGAAGTTGTATATGACCCCTTCGATGATATCAATTGAGTGATTTTGTGTGGGGTCTTTGTGTTGCCCGTTCTTTTCCCAAGAATAGCAACTCTCCCCAAGGAGCAGCAACCGCGTCGCGCAATAATGATTTCCTTTCCAAGGCTCAAACATGTTTGCTTCCTCTGCCTCTTTTAGTCGTTTCTACTACTTACTCCCGAAGACTTGGCGCAAGAGCGGAGTCACTTGGGCGGCGGGGTTGGTGCGGATTTTTTTCTCCTCCTGGCCGACCTCGTAAAACAGTCCGTCGAGCGCTTTGCTGACGACGTAGTGATCGATATCGAGCTTTTGTGAGGCGCCGCCGCCGAGCAGTCCGCCCAACGGCGAGGCGGACTGCGACTTGCCCATCAGCGCCTCGTATTGTCGCGAGACCGAGTATTTTTGCATCTCATGTTTGACGATCGGGGTAAAAGCGTCGGTCAGCTCGCCCGAAGTTTTGCTCTTGAAATAGTCAGTGGCCGAGGTTCCGCCGCCGCTGACGATCCGTTGGGCGTCGCCAAAACTCATCTTCGTGATCGCATCCTGGAAGATCGGCACGGCCTTGGGCGCGGCGGCTTCGGCCGCTTGATTCATGCTCAAGACGAATTTGTCGATCTGCGGTCCTAGGCCGAGCGCGCGCATCCCGGTCGCGACCGGCTGCAACGATTTGGGCAGCAGAATCTTTACCGCGGCATTCTCGAAATAGCCGCCCGGCTGTCCGAGCAGTCCGGCGGCGCCGGAGGTCGCGTTGGTCAACGCCTCCTTGAGGCCGTCAGTGGCCTGAAGATTATCGAGGGCGAACGCGGCCGGCGCGATCGTCAGCAAGACGCAGACGATCCCGGCGGCCCGGCGCCACGTGTGGCTAAGCGCTCTCAGAGTTGTGACAGCCATTGATCACCTCGTTGCAACACCTTGGCGGCGAGCGCCCAGCAGATCAAGCCGAGGCGGCAGGGGAATCAGTTGGCTGCTTTTAGGGAACTCGGATGAAAGCTAAACCTTGAGTTTGTTGAGTCCGTCGAACTGCGACAGTTTGAGTTTCGCGATATCGACGCCCTCGAGACAGCGGACATTGACGGAGTATTTTTTGTCGGGGTCGGTGCGCGGGTTGCGCAGCACTGCTACTCCGCACTTCGGACAAAAGTAATGGCGCGCCTGACCGGTGCCCCAGAGATAGAGCTTGGCCTTGTCCAACGGGGTTTTCATATGCAGTTGCGACGGCTCGATCATCCAGTGCAGGTAGCCTGACTGGGAGCAAATAGTGCAATTGCACTCGATCGCGCTTTCGAGATTGCCCTCGACCTCGAAGGCGACTTGCCCGCAATGACATTTGCCGTTGTATTTCATAGTACTCCTCACTCTTTCAAAATAGTGATGACAGACGGTTCAGCCGGCCGCGACGTTTTGGGCCGGGCGCTTCCACACGCTCATCGCGGCTTTGACCATGTCGTTCAGCATCGTGGTGTCGCCGGTTGCCTTGTTGACGACGTTCATGCCTTGCGCGACGGCGACAAAGAAGCGCGCGAGGCCGCGC encodes the following:
- a CDS encoding AAA family ATPase, with product MDAKQGYPPATVNWQLDCNRGSDATDVAFRSIAYTHGLSVLIQRNLDATETRLAPDSIGGELIMWSEIPKWRFVVIRRRDTGAIVRVVQGDSRTIIEVAASAVDVAEKVVGEVEAAFPPIPVGIEPALPFIFWHNEDGGPNANARKIAVVRWDDVSTNYAGETQAALAALMDGFTPDAHHGRLLLWHGRPGTGKTYAVRALAWAWRDWCRFECVVDPERLFGSASYLMEVLTHEDDDEEDASKWRMIILEDAGEMMGIDARRRFGQGLSRLLNLTDGLLGQGRKLMILITTNEELGKLNPAVTRPGRCLSQIEFRQLSVAEANVWLTRSGSPQRVDGPRSLSELYATLGGLSASDGTVPIGFRPLMADGS
- a CDS encoding DUF4197 domain-containing protein, with protein sequence MAVTTLRALSHTWRRAAGIVCVLLTIAPAAFALDNLQATDGLKEALTNATSGAAGLLGQPGGYFENAAVKILLPKSLQPVATGMRALGLGPQIDKFVLSMNQAAEAAAPKAVPIFQDAITKMSFGDAQRIVSGGGTSATDYFKSKTSGELTDAFTPIVKHEMQKYSVSRQYEALMGKSQSASPLGGLLGGGASQKLDIDHYVVSKALDGLFYEVGQEEKKIRTNPAAQVTPLLRQVFGSK
- a CDS encoding GFA family protein — its product is MKYNGKCHCGQVAFEVEGNLESAIECNCTICSQSGYLHWMIEPSQLHMKTPLDKAKLYLWGTGQARHYFCPKCGVAVLRNPRTDPDKKYSVNVRCLEGVDIAKLKLSQFDGLNKLKV